The following proteins are co-located in the Pseudomonas fluorescens genome:
- the mapR gene encoding GntR family transcriptional regulator MpaR (MapR regulates genes involved in Pseudomonas quinolone signal (PQS) production and anthranilate metabolism) has protein sequence MKRYEKFADDIAELIRSGVLGPGQRVPSVRYASQTYGVSPSTVFQAYYLLERRGLIRARPRSGYFVNTHAPSPFSEPVVSEHVHESTEVDVSELVFSVLDSIKDPTTVPFGSAFPSPMLFPLPRLARSLASASREMDPRLVVTDMSPGNPQLRRQIALRYMVGGLMLPMEELLITNGALEALNLCLQAVTEPGDLVAIEAPAFYACLQVLERLKLKAVEIPVHPRDGIDLNALAKSLERYPIKACWTMTSFQNPMGATLPEAKKQALVELLRTHQVPLIEDDVYAELYYGQHAPKPAKAFDTEGLVMHCGSFAKSLAPGYRVGWVAAGRFAQKVERLKLMTSLCPSMPAQAAIADYLQHGGYDRHLRKLRYALEEQQSAMLAAIARYFPAQTRVSQPAGGYFLWLELPEQTDSLKLFQMALAQGISIAPGPIFSATQRFRNCIRLNYGSPWTEASEKAMETLGRIVRSF, from the coding sequence ATGAAACGCTACGAAAAATTCGCCGATGACATCGCAGAACTGATCCGCTCCGGCGTCCTCGGGCCCGGCCAGCGGGTACCGTCGGTGCGCTACGCGAGCCAGACCTACGGCGTCAGCCCGTCCACGGTGTTCCAGGCCTACTACCTGCTGGAGCGCCGTGGCCTGATCCGTGCACGGCCGCGTTCCGGCTACTTCGTCAACACCCATGCACCGAGCCCGTTTTCCGAGCCTGTGGTGAGTGAGCACGTGCATGAGTCCACCGAAGTGGATGTGAGTGAGCTGGTATTTTCGGTGCTCGACTCCATCAAGGACCCCACTACCGTGCCTTTCGGCTCGGCCTTCCCCAGCCCGATGCTGTTCCCGCTGCCCCGCCTGGCCCGCTCCCTGGCCAGCGCCAGCCGCGAGATGGACCCGCGCCTGGTGGTCACCGACATGTCGCCGGGCAACCCCCAACTGCGGCGACAGATTGCCCTGCGCTATATGGTCGGCGGCCTGATGCTGCCCATGGAAGAGCTGCTGATCACCAATGGCGCCCTGGAGGCGCTGAATTTGTGCCTGCAGGCCGTGACGGAACCGGGCGACCTGGTGGCCATTGAAGCACCGGCGTTTTATGCCTGCCTGCAAGTGCTGGAGCGGCTGAAGCTCAAGGCGGTGGAAATTCCCGTGCACCCGCGCGACGGCATCGACCTGAACGCCCTGGCGAAAAGCCTGGAACGCTACCCGATCAAGGCTTGCTGGACCATGACCAGCTTTCAGAACCCGATGGGCGCGACCTTGCCGGAGGCGAAAAAACAGGCATTGGTGGAACTGCTGCGCACCCATCAAGTGCCGCTGATCGAAGACGATGTGTACGCCGAGTTGTACTACGGGCAACACGCGCCAAAGCCGGCCAAAGCGTTCGACACCGAAGGGCTGGTGATGCACTGCGGCTCGTTTGCCAAAAGCCTCGCGCCGGGCTACCGCGTCGGCTGGGTGGCGGCCGGGCGCTTTGCGCAAAAGGTCGAGCGGCTGAAGCTGATGACCTCGTTATGCCCGTCAATGCCGGCCCAGGCAGCCATTGCCGACTACTTGCAACACGGTGGCTACGACCGGCACTTGCGCAAATTGCGTTACGCGCTGGAGGAACAACAAAGCGCCATGCTGGCCGCGATCGCGCGTTACTTCCCGGCACAAACGCGGGTCAGCCAGCCGGCCGGCGGTTATTTCCTGTGGCTGGAATTGCCGGAGCAAACCGACTCGTTGAAGCTGTTCCAGATGGCCCTGGCCCAGGGCATCAGCATTGCGCCGGGGCCGATCTTCTCGGCAACCCAGCGCTTCAGAAATTGCATTCGCCTGAACTACGGCAGCCCCTGGACCGAGGCGTCGGAGAAGGCCATGGAGACATTGGGGCGGATTGTACGCTCGTTTTAA
- the ccoG gene encoding cytochrome c oxidase accessory protein CcoG — MSERIPTVETFEPLHPKKVKAKSSDNLIHTRSFSGLYRTLRVSGAAVLFLAFFGTVWLNWGGRQAVLWDLAESKFHIFGATFWPQDFILLSALLIICAFGLFAITVFAGRVWCGYTCPQSSFTWLFMWCEKVTEGERNQRIKLQAAPWSLAKLARRSAKHTLWLGISVLTGLTFVGYFTPIRPLATELLTWQMGGVSLFWVLFFTGATYINAGWLREAVCMHMCPYARFQSVMFDKDTLTISYDTARGEQRGPRKRDARPADVGLGDCIDCQLCVQVCPTGIDIRDGLQMECIGCAACIDACDSIMDKMGYARGLVSYTSEHQLQGGKTRLLRPRLIGYSAVLLVMIAALVVALVERPMVSLDVTKDRGMFRENSQGLIENIYSLKVINKTQQRQAYRLELVDAEGFQLQGKTEISLAPGEISDIPVSVALLADKPASSSQTLRFKVTDVDEPWIYSAADSRFVAPINR; from the coding sequence ATGAGCGAAAGAATCCCAACCGTGGAAACCTTTGAGCCACTGCACCCAAAGAAGGTCAAGGCCAAATCCAGTGACAACCTGATCCATACCCGCAGCTTCAGCGGCCTGTACCGCACCTTGCGCGTGAGTGGCGCCGCTGTGCTGTTCCTGGCGTTTTTTGGCACCGTGTGGCTGAACTGGGGTGGGCGCCAAGCCGTGCTTTGGGACTTGGCGGAAAGCAAATTCCACATCTTCGGCGCGACTTTCTGGCCCCAGGATTTCATCCTGCTGTCGGCGCTGCTGATCATCTGCGCCTTCGGTCTGTTCGCGATAACCGTATTTGCCGGCCGCGTATGGTGCGGCTACACCTGCCCGCAAAGCTCGTTTACCTGGCTGTTCATGTGGTGCGAAAAGGTCACCGAAGGTGAGCGTAACCAACGCATCAAGCTGCAAGCGGCGCCGTGGAGCCTGGCCAAGCTCGCGCGGCGTTCGGCCAAGCACACCCTGTGGCTGGGCATCAGCGTACTGACCGGGCTGACCTTTGTCGGCTATTTCACCCCCATCCGGCCGTTGGCTACCGAGCTGTTGACCTGGCAAATGGGCGGCGTGAGTCTGTTTTGGGTGCTGTTTTTCACCGGAGCCACTTACATCAACGCCGGCTGGCTGCGCGAAGCGGTGTGCATGCACATGTGCCCGTATGCACGCTTCCAAAGCGTGATGTTCGACAAAGACACCTTGACCATTTCCTACGACACGGCGCGCGGCGAACAGCGCGGGCCGCGCAAGCGCGACGCCAGGCCGGCCGACGTCGGCCTGGGTGATTGCATCGACTGCCAATTGTGTGTGCAAGTGTGTCCCACCGGTATCGATATCCGTGACGGTCTGCAAATGGAGTGCATCGGCTGCGCGGCGTGCATCGACGCCTGCGATTCGATCATGGATAAGATGGGCTATGCCCGTGGCCTGGTGAGCTATACCTCCGAACACCAACTGCAAGGTGGCAAAACCCGCCTGCTCAGGCCGCGGCTGATCGGCTACAGTGCCGTGTTGCTGGTAATGATCGCGGCATTGGTGGTGGCCCTGGTGGAACGTCCGATGGTGTCGCTGGACGTCACCAAGGACCGCGGCATGTTCCGCGAAAATAGCCAGGGCTTGATTGAGAACATCTACAGCCTCAAGGTCATCAACAAGACCCAGCAACGCCAGGCCTATCGCCTGGAACTGGTCGACGCTGAAGGCTTCCAGTTGCAGGGCAAGACCGAGATCAGCCTCGCGCCGGGCGAAATCAGCGATATACCGGTGTCGGTCGCTTTACTGGCCGACAAGCCGGCGAGCAGTTCGCAAACCCTGCGATTCAAGGTGACGGATGTGGACGAGCCCTGGATCTACAGTGCCGCCGACAGTCGCTTTGTGGCACCGATTAACCGCTGA
- a CDS encoding putative bifunctional diguanylate cyclase/phosphodiesterase, producing the protein MLIGSYSPSLVVISLFVAILASYTALDLAGRLATAQGRAVYVWMTGGALAMGTGVWSMHFIGMLALRLPFALGFDLGITALSLLIAVLSSGFALWLVSQARLPAWQLAFGALIMGAGISSMHYTGMAAMRMTPGIDYDPTLFGASLLIAVVASGAALWIAFNLRRNTPYVRLARGGAAVIMGIAIVGMHYTGMAAARFADDSFCGAALTGLSGKGLDNLVLITSLAVLIIALLTSLLDARLEARTAVLADSLTLANQELTHLALHDMLTGLPNRTLLADRIQQAIQTVKEQGGCFALMFIDLDGFKPVNDAFGHHMGDQLLREVGLRLREDLRSQDTLARIGGDEFVLLVQLTQPDDAMGLAERQVGLINRAFKVAEHELNISASIGIALFPGNGNTPQELLMNADAAMYHAKGMGKNGYSFFDVSMNTNARKQLQLLQDLRNAVEHEQFRLYYQPKFDALSGIAIGAEALLRWEHPQQGLMLPATFIELAEKTGLIIPIGEWVLNEACRQMRLWYLQGYEDWRIAVNLSALQFCHAGLVKSVASALDRHQLPANSLTLEITETTAMSDADASMMVLQQLADMGVDLSIDDFGTGYSSLMYLKRLPANELKIDRGFVRDLEHDSDDAAIVSAIVALGQALGLRIVAEGVETDVQQSFLTRLGCNSLQGYLLGHPLPAEGFMADIQRAEEALTPDKSTG; encoded by the coding sequence ATGCTGATCGGTAGCTATTCCCCCTCTCTGGTCGTGATCTCCCTGTTCGTCGCGATCCTGGCGTCCTACACGGCGCTGGACCTGGCCGGCCGCCTCGCGACCGCCCAGGGCCGCGCGGTTTATGTGTGGATGACGGGTGGCGCATTGGCAATGGGCACAGGCGTGTGGTCGATGCACTTTATCGGCATGTTGGCGTTGCGCCTGCCGTTCGCCCTCGGGTTTGACCTGGGGATTACCGCGCTGTCGCTGCTGATCGCCGTGTTATCCAGCGGCTTCGCGCTATGGCTGGTCAGTCAGGCCCGCTTGCCTGCGTGGCAGCTGGCGTTTGGTGCGCTGATCATGGGGGCGGGCATCAGCAGCATGCACTACACCGGCATGGCGGCGATGCGCATGACCCCGGGTATCGACTACGACCCCACGTTGTTCGGCGCTTCGTTGCTGATTGCGGTAGTCGCCTCTGGCGCTGCCCTGTGGATCGCCTTCAACCTGCGGCGCAACACCCCTTACGTGCGCTTGGCACGCGGGGGCGCTGCGGTGATCATGGGCATTGCAATCGTAGGCATGCATTACACCGGCATGGCTGCAGCACGCTTTGCCGACGACAGTTTTTGTGGCGCTGCGTTGACCGGCCTGAGCGGCAAGGGCCTGGATAACCTGGTGCTGATCACGTCATTGGCGGTGTTGATCATCGCGCTGCTGACCTCGCTGCTGGATGCCCGCCTCGAAGCGCGCACCGCCGTTCTGGCCGACTCCCTGACCCTGGCCAACCAGGAACTGACCCACCTGGCCCTGCATGACATGCTCACCGGCCTGCCGAACCGCACCTTGCTCGCCGACCGAATTCAACAAGCTATCCAGACAGTGAAGGAGCAGGGCGGGTGCTTTGCCCTGATGTTTATCGACCTGGATGGCTTCAAGCCCGTCAACGATGCGTTTGGTCACCACATGGGCGACCAGTTGCTGCGGGAGGTGGGCCTGCGTCTGCGCGAGGACCTGCGCAGTCAGGACACCCTGGCCCGTATCGGCGGCGATGAGTTCGTGCTGCTGGTGCAATTGACGCAGCCGGATGATGCGATGGGCCTGGCCGAACGTCAGGTCGGGCTGATCAATCGTGCGTTCAAGGTCGCCGAACATGAGCTGAATATTTCCGCGAGCATCGGCATTGCCTTGTTTCCGGGCAACGGCAACACCCCTCAAGAACTGTTGATGAATGCCGACGCCGCGATGTACCACGCCAAGGGTATGGGCAAGAATGGCTACAGCTTCTTCGATGTGTCGATGAACACCAACGCGCGCAAGCAATTGCAGTTGTTGCAAGACCTGCGCAACGCCGTTGAGCACGAGCAGTTTCGATTGTATTACCAGCCCAAGTTTGATGCGCTCAGCGGTATTGCGATTGGCGCTGAAGCCTTGCTGCGCTGGGAGCATCCGCAGCAGGGGTTGATGCTGCCGGCCACCTTTATCGAACTGGCGGAAAAGACCGGCTTGATTATTCCCATCGGTGAGTGGGTGCTGAACGAAGCCTGCCGCCAGATGCGCCTGTGGTACCTGCAGGGCTATGAAGACTGGCGCATTGCGGTCAACCTGTCGGCGTTGCAGTTCTGCCATGCCGGGTTGGTAAAAAGTGTCGCTTCAGCCCTGGACCGTCACCAGTTGCCGGCCAACAGCCTGACCCTGGAAATCACCGAAACCACCGCCATGAGCGATGCCGATGCGAGCATGATGGTGTTGCAGCAACTGGCGGACATGGGCGTCGACCTGTCCATTGATGACTTTGGCACCGGGTATTCGAGCCTGATGTACCTCAAGCGCCTGCCGGCCAACGAGTTGAAGATCGACCGCGGTTTCGTGCGCGACCTGGAACACGACAGCGATGATGCCGCTATCGTCTCGGCCATTGTGGCGCTCGGCCAGGCGCTGGGGCTGCGAATCGTCGCCGAAGGTGTGGAGACCGATGTGCAGCAGAGTTTCCTGACCCGCCTGGGTTGTAATTCCCTGCAAGGCTATTTGTTGGGCCACCCGTTGCCGGCGGAGGGTTTCATGGCCGACATCCAGCGCGCCGAAGAGGCGTTAACGCCTGACAAAAGCACTGGGTGA
- a CDS encoding efflux transporter outer membrane subunit, producing the protein MTDSTFAKLAMSMPRGSRVASLVLCGALLSACAIGPDYQRPAVIEPVQFKEAQGWRQATPSDSLARGAWWELYGDRQLNELVTRLNNANQTVAQAEARFRQAQAQVRSARGAFFPSVDLSVGKTRASQGTGSSSASLSSSSSGIRDTLNAQLGVSWEADVWGKLRRGLEANEATAEASSADLAAMRLSQQSELVQSYLKLRVMDEQTRLLQATLDAYQRSLQMTENQYRAGVSGKDAIAQAQTQLKTTQASLIDLIWQRAQLENAIAVLIGEAPASFNLAVSKDIPALPQIPVSVPSQLLERRPDIASAERSVIAANANIGVAKAAYYPDLTLSLAGGYSSSTYANWISLPNRFWSVGPKLAMTLFDGGQRSAEVDRTEASYDETVAKYRQTVLDGFREVENYMVQLKVLEDEAVVSNEALDAARESLRLTQNQYKAGLIAYLDVVTVQATALSNERTVLTLLQTRLVASVQLIAALGGGWDGVTSIANKE; encoded by the coding sequence ATGACCGATTCAACGTTTGCCAAATTGGCCATGAGTATGCCGCGTGGTTCCCGCGTCGCCAGCCTGGTGCTGTGCGGCGCGCTGCTCAGCGCGTGCGCCATCGGCCCGGATTACCAGCGCCCGGCGGTCATCGAGCCGGTGCAATTCAAGGAAGCCCAGGGCTGGCGTCAGGCCACGCCCAGTGACTCGCTGGCTCGCGGCGCCTGGTGGGAGTTGTATGGCGACCGCCAGCTCAATGAGCTGGTGACACGCCTCAATAATGCCAACCAGACCGTCGCCCAGGCCGAAGCGCGCTTCCGTCAGGCCCAGGCCCAGGTGCGCAGCGCCCGCGGGGCGTTTTTCCCGAGCGTGGACCTGAGCGTCGGCAAGACCCGCGCCAGCCAGGGGACCGGCAGCAGCAGTGCCAGCCTGAGCAGTTCCAGCAGTGGTATTCGCGACACCCTCAACGCGCAATTGGGCGTGAGTTGGGAAGCGGATGTGTGGGGCAAGTTGCGCCGCGGCCTGGAAGCCAATGAAGCCACGGCCGAGGCCAGCTCGGCGGACCTCGCGGCGATGCGCCTGAGCCAGCAGTCCGAGCTGGTGCAAAGCTATTTGAAACTGCGCGTCATGGATGAACAGACCCGCTTGTTGCAAGCCACGCTGGACGCCTACCAGCGTTCGCTGCAAATGACCGAAAACCAGTACCGCGCCGGTGTGTCCGGCAAGGATGCGATTGCTCAGGCACAAACCCAGCTCAAGACCACCCAGGCCAGCCTGATCGACCTGATCTGGCAACGTGCCCAGTTGGAAAACGCCATCGCCGTATTGATTGGCGAGGCGCCGGCCAGCTTCAATCTGGCGGTCAGTAAAGACATCCCCGCACTGCCGCAAATTCCAGTCAGCGTGCCGTCGCAATTACTGGAACGTCGCCCGGATATCGCCTCGGCCGAACGTTCGGTGATCGCCGCCAACGCCAATATTGGCGTGGCCAAGGCGGCTTATTATCCAGACTTGACCTTGAGCCTGGCGGGGGGGTATTCCAGCAGCACCTACGCCAACTGGATCAGCTTGCCTAACCGTTTCTGGTCAGTGGGGCCGAAGTTGGCGATGACCCTGTTTGACGGTGGTCAGCGTTCGGCGGAAGTCGACCGAACGGAGGCCTCGTATGACGAGACGGTGGCGAAGTACCGCCAGACGGTGCTGGATGGTTTTCGCGAAGTGGAAAACTACATGGTGCAGTTGAAGGTGCTGGAGGATGAGGCCGTTGTCAGCAATGAAGCCCTGGACGCGGCGCGGGAGTCGTTGCGGTTGACGCAAAACCAGTACAAGGCCGGGCTGATTGCCTACCTGGATGTGGTGACCGTGCAGGCGACGGCGTTGAGTAACGAACGCACGGTGCTGACGCTGTTGCAAACGCGGTTGGTGGCGAGTGTGCAACTGATTGCTGCGTTGGGCGGTGGATGGGACGGGGTGACCTCGATAGCCAATAAGGAGTGA
- a CDS encoding efflux RND transporter permease subunit, with product MNLSGPFIRRPVATMLLSLAILLLGGVSFNLLPVSPLPQIDFPVIVVSASLPGASPEVMASTVATPLERSFGAIAGITTMSSSSSQGSTRVILAFDSDRDINGAAREVQAAINASRNLLPSGMRSMPTYKKINPSQAPIMVLSLTSDVLKKGELYDLASTILSQSLSQVPGVGEVQIGGSSLPAVRIELEPKALDQYGVALDDVRNTIANANQRRPKGSLEDSERNWQIQANDQLEKAKDYEPLLIRYQNGAALRLGDVATISDGVEDRYNSGFFNNDSAVLLVINRQSGANIIETVRQIKAQLPALQAVLPSSVKLNLAMDRSPVITATLHEAEMTLLIAVALVVLVVYLFLGNFRASLIPTLAVPVSLVGTFAVMYLFGFSLNNFSLMALILATGLVVDDAIVVLENISRHIGEGVPPMKAAYLGAEEVGFTLLSMNVSLVAVFLSILFMGGIVTNLFREFSITLSAAIIVSLIVSLTLTPMLCARWLKPHIKGHMTGLQRWSQQVNDRMVAAYATSLDWVLRHRRLTLLSLFITVGVNVALYVVVPKTFMPQQDTGQLIGFVRGDDGLSFNVMQPKMETFRKAVLKDPAVLSVAGFIGGNNGTNNAVMLVRLKPIAERKISAQAVIERLRKDVPLVPGGRLFLMADQDLQFGGSRDQTSAQYSYILQSGDLAALRLWYPKVVAALRELPELTAIDAREGRGAAQVTLVVDRDQAKRLGIDMNMVTAVLNNAYSQRQISTIYDSLNQYQVVMEVNPKYAQDPITLNQMQVITSTGARVPLSTIAHYENSLADDRVSHEGQFASENIAFDMAPGVTVEQGTAAIERAIAKVGLPEDVIAKMAGTADAFAATQKGQPFMILGALVAVYLVLGILYESYIHPLTILSTLPSAGVGALLSIYLLGGEFSLISLLGLFLLIGVVKKNAILMIDLALQLERHDGMSPLESIRSACLLRLRPILMTTLAAILGALPLLLGAGDGAEMRKPLGLTIIGGLVFSQILTLYTTPVVYLYLDRARHRFNAWRGVRTDAALDTAL from the coding sequence ATGAACCTGTCCGGACCGTTTATTCGCCGCCCGGTAGCAACCATGCTGCTGAGCCTGGCGATCCTGTTGCTCGGCGGCGTCAGCTTCAACTTGCTGCCGGTATCGCCGCTGCCGCAGATCGACTTTCCGGTGATCGTGGTTTCGGCCAGCTTGCCCGGCGCCAGCCCCGAGGTCATGGCGTCCACCGTGGCCACGCCGTTGGAACGCTCATTCGGCGCGATTGCCGGCATTACCACCATGAGCAGCTCGTCAAGCCAGGGCTCCACGCGGGTGATCCTCGCGTTTGATTCCGACCGTGATATCAACGGCGCCGCACGGGAAGTGCAGGCGGCGATCAACGCGTCGCGCAACCTGTTGCCCAGTGGCATGCGCAGCATGCCGACCTACAAGAAGATCAACCCGTCCCAGGCACCGATCATGGTGCTCTCGCTGACCTCCGACGTGCTCAAAAAGGGCGAGTTGTACGACCTGGCGTCGACCATCCTCTCGCAAAGCCTGTCCCAGGTGCCGGGTGTGGGTGAAGTGCAGATCGGCGGCAGTTCCTTGCCAGCGGTGCGCATCGAGCTTGAACCCAAGGCCCTCGACCAGTACGGCGTGGCCCTGGACGATGTGCGCAACACCATCGCCAATGCCAACCAGCGGCGGCCCAAGGGTTCCCTGGAAGACAGCGAGCGCAACTGGCAGATCCAGGCCAACGACCAGTTGGAAAAGGCCAAGGACTACGAACCGCTGCTGATTCGCTACCAGAACGGCGCGGCCCTGCGCCTGGGCGACGTGGCCACGATCAGTGACGGCGTGGAAGACCGCTACAACAGTGGCTTTTTCAACAATGATTCGGCGGTGTTGCTGGTGATCAACCGCCAGTCCGGCGCCAACATCATCGAGACGGTCCGACAAATCAAGGCACAGTTGCCGGCCCTGCAGGCGGTGCTGCCGTCCAGCGTCAAACTCAACCTGGCCATGGACCGCTCGCCGGTGATCACCGCGACCTTGCATGAAGCCGAGATGACCTTGCTGATTGCCGTGGCCCTGGTGGTGCTGGTGGTTTACCTGTTCTTGGGTAACTTCCGCGCGTCATTGATTCCGACCCTGGCGGTGCCGGTGTCATTGGTGGGCACCTTTGCGGTGATGTACCTGTTCGGCTTCTCGTTGAACAACTTCTCGCTGATGGCGCTGATCCTGGCCACCGGCCTGGTGGTGGACGATGCCATCGTGGTGCTGGAGAACATTTCCCGGCACATCGGCGAGGGGGTGCCGCCGATGAAGGCGGCCTACCTGGGCGCCGAGGAAGTCGGCTTTACCTTGCTGTCGATGAACGTATCGCTGGTGGCGGTGTTCCTGTCCATCCTGTTTATGGGCGGCATTGTCACCAACCTGTTCCGTGAGTTTTCCATCACCTTGTCGGCCGCGATCATTGTCTCGTTGATCGTCTCGCTGACCTTGACGCCGATGCTCTGTGCCCGTTGGCTCAAGCCCCATATCAAGGGGCATATGACTGGCTTGCAGCGCTGGAGCCAGCAGGTCAATGACCGCATGGTCGCAGCCTATGCGACCAGCCTGGACTGGGTACTGCGCCACCGGCGCCTGACCCTGCTCAGCTTGTTCATTACCGTGGGCGTGAACGTCGCGCTCTATGTGGTGGTGCCAAAAACCTTTATGCCGCAGCAGGACACTGGCCAGTTGATCGGCTTTGTGCGTGGCGACGATGGGCTGTCATTCAATGTGATGCAGCCGAAAATGGAGACGTTCCGCAAGGCGGTCCTCAAGGACCCGGCGGTGCTCAGCGTGGCCGGTTTTATCGGTGGCAACAACGGCACCAACAACGCGGTGATGCTGGTGCGCCTCAAGCCGATCGCCGAACGCAAGATCTCGGCCCAGGCGGTGATCGAGCGTTTGCGCAAGGACGTGCCACTGGTGCCGGGCGGGCGCTTGTTCCTCATGGCCGACCAGGACCTGCAATTTGGCGGCAGTCGCGATCAGACCAGTGCGCAATACTCCTACATCCTGCAAAGCGGTGACTTGGCCGCGCTGCGCCTGTGGTACCCGAAAGTGGTCGCCGCGCTGCGCGAATTGCCGGAGCTGACCGCCATCGACGCCCGTGAAGGGCGGGGTGCGGCGCAGGTGACGCTGGTGGTCGACCGCGACCAGGCCAAGCGCCTGGGTATCGACATGAACATGGTCACGGCGGTGCTGAACAACGCCTACAGCCAGCGGCAGATCTCGACCATTTATGACAGCCTCAACCAGTATCAGGTGGTGATGGAGGTCAACCCGAAATACGCCCAGGACCCGATTACCCTGAACCAGATGCAGGTGATTACGTCCACCGGCGCGCGGGTCCCGTTGTCGACCATTGCCCATTACGAAAACAGCCTGGCGGACGACCGCGTCAGTCATGAAGGCCAGTTCGCTTCGGAAAACATTGCCTTCGACATGGCCCCTGGGGTGACGGTGGAGCAGGGCACCGCCGCCATTGAGCGCGCGATTGCCAAAGTGGGCTTGCCCGAAGACGTGATCGCCAAGATGGCCGGTACCGCCGATGCGTTTGCGGCGACCCAGAAAGGCCAGCCGTTCATGATCCTTGGGGCATTGGTGGCGGTTTACCTGGTGCTGGGCATTTTGTATGAAAGCTACATTCACCCGCTGACCATCCTTTCGACCTTGCCATCGGCCGGTGTGGGCGCGTTGCTGTCGATCTACCTGTTGGGCGGCGAATTCAGCCTGATTTCCCTGCTGGGGCTGTTCCTGCTGATCGGGGTGGTGAAGAAAAACGCGATCCTGATGATCGACCTGGCCTTGCAACTGGAACGTCATGACGGCATGAGCCCGCTGGAATCCATTCGCAGCGCCTGCCTGTTGCGCTTGCGACCGATCCTGATGACCACGCTTGCCGCCATCCTCGGCGCCTTGCCGTTGCTGCTCGGCGCCGGCGACGGCGCGGAAATGCGCAAGCCGCTGGGCCTGACCATTATCGGCGGCCTGGTGTTCAGCCAGATCCTGACCCTTTACACCACTCCGGTGGTTTACCTCTATCTTGACCGCGCGCGCCACCGCTTCAATGCCTGGCGCGGTGTGCGTACTGATGCTGCCTTGGACACTGCGCTATGA
- a CDS encoding DUF3203 family protein — protein MPVRIEHQTCYFKVNDDGQEQSLPAGEVTVSTDVGKSMSYVALSGEQIYITEAEADALTVAGATDGRQHKKVTEPGSAI, from the coding sequence ATGCCAGTCCGTATCGAACATCAGACGTGTTATTTCAAGGTCAACGACGATGGTCAGGAACAGAGTTTGCCGGCGGGTGAAGTCACGGTCAGCACGGATGTTGGCAAGTCCATGTCCTACGTGGCGCTGAGCGGCGAGCAGATTTACATCACCGAAGCGGAGGCCGACGCGCTCACAGTGGCCGGTGCAACCGATGGGCGCCAGCACAAGAAGGTCACCGAGCCTGGTTCGGCGATTTAA
- a CDS encoding SDR family oxidoreductase, which translates to MDKVLIITGGSRGIGAETALLAARQGYRICLNYQSDEAAAQRMLDQVRALGAQAIAVRADVSIEDEVIALFSRVDAELGRVTALVNNAGTVGHKSRVDEMSEFRILKTIKTNVLGPILCAKHAVLRMSPKHGGQGGSIVNVSSAASRLGAPGEYVDYAASKGALDSFTIGLSKEVAGEGIRVNAVRPGYIFTDFHALSGDPDRVSKLESGIPMARGGRPDEVAEAIIWLLSDKASYATGTFVDLAGGR; encoded by the coding sequence ATGGACAAAGTCCTCATCATCACCGGGGGCAGCCGTGGTATCGGCGCCGAGACCGCGTTGCTGGCCGCTCGCCAGGGCTATCGCATTTGCCTTAACTACCAGTCCGATGAAGCCGCTGCCCAGCGCATGCTGGATCAGGTCCGCGCGCTGGGTGCGCAGGCGATTGCCGTGCGTGCCGATGTGAGCATCGAAGATGAAGTGATCGCGTTGTTCAGCCGTGTGGATGCTGAATTGGGGCGTGTCACCGCCCTGGTCAACAACGCCGGCACTGTCGGGCATAAGTCGCGGGTCGATGAGATGTCTGAGTTTCGCATCCTGAAAACCATCAAGACCAACGTGCTGGGGCCGATCCTGTGTGCCAAGCACGCGGTGCTGCGCATGTCGCCCAAGCATGGCGGGCAGGGCGGCAGTATCGTCAATGTGTCGTCGGCGGCGTCACGCCTGGGTGCGCCGGGTGAATATGTCGACTATGCCGCCTCCAAAGGTGCCTTGGACAGTTTCACCATTGGCCTGTCCAAAGAGGTGGCGGGTGAGGGGATTCGTGTCAACGCGGTGCGCCCTGGCTATATCTTTACCGACTTTCACGCCTTGAGCGGGGACCCGGACCGGGTCAGCAAGCTGGAGTCCGGTATCCCCATGGCCCGTGGCGGGCGCCCGGATGAGGTGGCGGAAGCGATTATCTGGTTGTTGTCGGATAAGGCTTCCTACGCCACTGGGACATTCGTGGATTTGGCCGGCGGCCGTTAA